In Asanoa sp. WMMD1127, one genomic interval encodes:
- the carB gene encoding carbamoyl-phosphate synthase large subunit — protein MPKRSDLSHVLVIGSGPIVIGQACEFDYSGTQACRVLRAEGLRVSLVNSNPATIMTDPEFADATYVEPITTEFLELVIAKERPDAILPTLGGQTALNAAVALHESGILDKYGVELIGADIEAIQRGEDRQKFKEIVAKAGAETPRSRVCDSMSAVRSAVAELGLPVVVRPSFTMGGLGSGMAHTEEDLERIAGAGLTESPVHEVLIEESVLGWKEYELELMRDKHDNVVVVCSIENLDPMGVHTGDSVTVAPAMTLTDREYQQLRDVGIAVLREVGVDTGGCNIQFAVNPRDGRLVVIEMNPRVSRSSALASKATGFPIAKIAAKLAIGYTLDEIPNDITLETPAAFEPALDYVVVKIPRFAFEKFPGADPELTTTMKSVGEAMSLGRNFTEALNKAMRSMETGAAGFWTAPDPDGATLQSTLEALGTPHDGRLYTVERALRLGASVAEVSAASGGIDPWFLDQIAALVDLRAEIIAAPVLDLPLLRRAKRAGLSDRQLAALRPEFAGEDGVRRLRHRLGLRPVYKTVDTCAAEFEAKTPYHYSSYDEETEVAPSDRPKVLILGSGPNRIGQGIEFDYSCVHAVMALRGAGYETVMVNCNPETVSTDYDTADRLYFEPLTFEDVLEVVNAEDASGRAAGGPGVVGVVVQLGGQTPLGLAQRLKDAGVPIVGTSPESINLAEDRGAFGAVLARAGLRAPAHGTATSYDEAKAIADEIGYPVLVRPSYVLGGRGMEIVYDDPTLSAYIARATQISPAHPVLVDRFLDDAIEIDVDALCDATGEVYLGGVMEHIEEAGIHSGDSACALPPITLAASNLAEVRRYTAEIARGVGVRGLLNVQYALKDDVLYVLEANPRASRTVPFVSKATAVPLAKAAARIMLGATIAELRAEGLLPATGDGGDLPADGPTAVKEAVLPFKRFRTPAGRGVDSLLGPEMKSTGEVMGIDPAFGNAYAKSQAAAYGSLPTSGRIFVSVANRDKRSMIFPIKRLADLGFQIVATVGTGEVLRRHGISCELIRKHWEEEGSGPDAVTLIRNGEVALIVNTPQGSGASARSDGYEIRSAAVTADIPCITTVPGAAAAVMGIEALIRGEMTVRPLQDLHAALRAAE, from the coding sequence GTGCCTAAGCGGAGCGACCTGTCGCACGTGCTCGTCATCGGCTCCGGGCCGATCGTCATCGGGCAGGCGTGCGAGTTCGACTACTCCGGCACCCAGGCGTGCCGAGTGCTGCGGGCCGAGGGCCTGCGGGTCAGCCTGGTCAACTCGAACCCGGCGACCATCATGACCGACCCGGAGTTCGCCGACGCCACCTACGTCGAGCCGATCACCACCGAGTTCCTCGAACTGGTCATCGCCAAGGAGCGGCCGGACGCGATCCTGCCGACGCTGGGCGGCCAGACCGCGCTCAACGCCGCGGTCGCCCTGCACGAGTCCGGGATCCTCGACAAGTACGGCGTCGAGCTGATCGGCGCCGACATCGAGGCGATCCAGCGGGGCGAGGACCGGCAGAAGTTCAAGGAGATCGTGGCCAAGGCCGGCGCCGAGACGCCGCGCTCGCGGGTCTGCGACTCGATGTCCGCGGTGCGTTCGGCGGTGGCCGAGCTCGGCCTGCCGGTCGTGGTCCGGCCGTCCTTCACGATGGGTGGCCTGGGCTCCGGCATGGCGCACACCGAGGAGGACCTCGAGCGGATCGCCGGCGCGGGCCTGACCGAGTCGCCGGTGCACGAGGTGCTGATCGAGGAGAGCGTCCTCGGTTGGAAGGAGTACGAGCTCGAGCTGATGCGCGACAAGCACGACAACGTCGTGGTCGTCTGCTCGATCGAGAACCTCGACCCGATGGGCGTGCACACCGGCGACAGCGTGACCGTCGCGCCGGCGATGACGCTCACCGACCGGGAATACCAGCAGCTGCGCGACGTCGGCATCGCGGTGCTGCGCGAGGTCGGTGTGGACACCGGCGGCTGCAACATCCAGTTCGCGGTCAACCCGCGCGACGGCCGGCTCGTGGTCATCGAGATGAACCCGCGGGTGTCCCGCTCGTCGGCGCTGGCGTCCAAGGCGACCGGCTTCCCGATCGCGAAGATCGCCGCCAAGCTGGCCATCGGCTACACGCTCGACGAGATCCCCAACGACATCACGCTGGAGACGCCGGCCGCGTTCGAGCCCGCGCTCGACTACGTGGTGGTGAAGATCCCGCGGTTCGCGTTCGAGAAGTTCCCCGGCGCCGACCCCGAGCTGACCACCACGATGAAGTCGGTCGGCGAGGCGATGAGCCTGGGCCGCAACTTCACCGAGGCGCTCAACAAGGCGATGCGCTCGATGGAGACCGGCGCCGCCGGCTTCTGGACAGCGCCCGATCCCGACGGGGCGACGCTGCAGTCCACTCTGGAGGCCCTGGGCACGCCGCACGACGGCCGGCTCTACACCGTCGAGCGGGCGCTGCGGCTGGGCGCCTCGGTGGCCGAGGTGTCGGCCGCGTCCGGCGGAATCGACCCCTGGTTCCTCGACCAGATCGCCGCGCTGGTCGACCTGCGCGCCGAGATCATCGCGGCCCCGGTGCTCGACCTGCCGCTGCTGCGCCGGGCCAAGCGGGCCGGCCTGTCCGACCGCCAGCTCGCCGCCCTGCGGCCCGAGTTCGCGGGTGAGGACGGGGTGCGCCGGCTGCGGCACCGGCTCGGGCTGCGGCCGGTCTACAAGACGGTCGACACCTGCGCGGCCGAGTTCGAGGCGAAGACGCCCTACCACTACTCGTCGTACGACGAGGAGACCGAAGTGGCGCCCTCGGACCGGCCCAAGGTGCTGATCCTGGGCTCGGGTCCGAACCGGATCGGCCAGGGCATCGAGTTCGACTACTCGTGTGTGCACGCGGTGATGGCCTTGCGGGGCGCGGGCTACGAGACGGTGATGGTCAACTGCAACCCCGAGACCGTGTCCACCGACTACGACACCGCGGACCGGCTCTACTTCGAACCGTTGACGTTCGAGGACGTGCTCGAGGTGGTCAACGCCGAGGATGCGTCCGGCCGGGCGGCCGGCGGGCCCGGCGTCGTCGGCGTGGTGGTCCAGCTCGGCGGGCAGACCCCGCTCGGGCTGGCCCAGCGGCTCAAGGACGCCGGCGTGCCCATCGTCGGCACGTCGCCCGAGTCGATCAACCTGGCCGAGGACCGCGGCGCGTTCGGCGCGGTGCTGGCTCGCGCGGGACTGCGGGCGCCCGCCCACGGCACCGCGACGTCCTACGACGAAGCCAAGGCGATCGCCGACGAGATCGGCTACCCGGTGCTGGTGCGGCCGTCCTATGTGCTCGGTGGCCGCGGCATGGAGATCGTCTACGACGATCCGACGCTGTCCGCCTACATCGCCCGGGCCACCCAGATCTCGCCGGCCCACCCGGTGCTGGTCGACCGCTTCCTCGACGACGCGATCGAGATCGACGTGGACGCGCTCTGCGACGCCACCGGCGAGGTCTACCTCGGCGGCGTGATGGAGCACATCGAGGAGGCCGGCATCCACTCCGGCGACTCGGCCTGCGCGCTGCCGCCGATCACGCTGGCCGCGTCCAACCTGGCCGAGGTGCGCCGCTACACGGCGGAGATCGCCCGCGGCGTCGGGGTGCGGGGCCTGCTCAACGTGCAGTACGCACTCAAGGACGACGTGCTCTACGTGCTCGAGGCCAACCCGCGGGCGTCGCGTACGGTGCCGTTCGTCTCGAAGGCGACCGCGGTCCCGCTGGCCAAGGCGGCCGCCCGGATCATGCTCGGGGCGACCATCGCGGAGCTGCGGGCCGAGGGTCTGCTGCCGGCCACCGGCGACGGCGGCGACCTGCCGGCCGACGGTCCGACCGCGGTCAAGGAGGCGGTGCTGCCGTTCAAGCGGTTCCGCACGCCGGCCGGGCGGGGCGTCGACTCGCTGCTGGGCCCGGAGATGAAGTCGACCGGCGAGGTGATGGGCATCGACCCCGCCTTCGGCAACGCGTACGCCAAGTCGCAGGCCGCCGCGTACGGGTCGTTGCCGACGTCGGGGCGGATCTTCGTCTCGGTCGCCAACCGCGACAAGCGCAGCATGATCTTCCCGATCAAGCGGCTGGCCGACCTCGGCTTCCAGATCGTGGCGACCGTCGGCACCGGCGAGGTGCTGCGCCGGCACGGGATCTCCTGCGAGCTCATCCGCAAGCACTGGGAAGAGGAAGGCTCCGGGCCGGACGCGGTCACGCTCATCCGCAACGGCGAGGTGGCGCTGATCGTCAACACGCCGCAGGGCTCGGGCGCCTCGGCGCGGTCGGACGGCTACGAGATCCGCAGCGCGGCGGTCACCGCCGACATCCCGTGCATCACCACGGTGCCGGGCGCGGCGGCCGCGGTGATGGGGATCGAGGCGCTGATCCGCGGCGAGATGACGGTGCGCCCGCTGCAGGACCTGCACGCCGCCCTGCGGGCCGCCGAATGA
- the pyrF gene encoding orotidine-5'-phosphate decarboxylase, with product MTKAFGARLRAALDTRGPLCVGIDPHPSLLIAWGLSDDAEGLARFAGTVIDALGDRVAIFKPQSAFFERHGSRGVAVLESAIRQLRDAGALVLLDVKRGDIGSTVAAYAAAYLDPASPLCADAITASPYLGVGSLRPMFDAARAHDGGVFVLALTSNPEGAEVQRAVGPGGRTVAQTVIDEISQLNEGVAPLGSFGLVVGATIGDTGHDLSRVNGPILAPGLGAQGANASDLRTVFGNDLDWVVPSYSREILSRGPSVSDLRSSAAEALAQCRAVLAPRTR from the coding sequence GTGACTAAAGCCTTCGGGGCGCGGCTGCGCGCCGCTCTGGACACTCGCGGTCCGCTGTGTGTCGGCATCGATCCTCATCCAAGTCTGCTGATCGCCTGGGGGCTGTCCGACGATGCCGAGGGGCTGGCCCGATTCGCGGGAACCGTGATCGACGCCCTCGGCGACCGGGTCGCGATCTTCAAACCGCAGTCCGCGTTTTTCGAGCGACACGGCTCCCGAGGGGTCGCCGTGCTTGAGTCGGCTATCCGACAGTTGCGGGATGCCGGGGCACTCGTCCTCCTCGATGTGAAGCGCGGCGACATCGGTTCGACGGTCGCCGCGTACGCCGCCGCCTATCTCGACCCGGCGAGCCCGCTGTGTGCCGACGCGATCACGGCGAGCCCGTACCTCGGCGTCGGATCGCTGCGCCCGATGTTCGACGCGGCGCGCGCGCACGACGGCGGAGTGTTCGTGCTGGCCCTGACCTCGAACCCCGAGGGCGCCGAGGTCCAGCGGGCCGTCGGTCCCGGCGGCCGGACCGTCGCGCAGACCGTGATCGACGAGATTTCCCAGCTCAACGAGGGTGTGGCGCCACTCGGCAGCTTCGGCCTGGTGGTCGGCGCGACGATCGGCGACACGGGCCACGACCTCTCCCGCGTCAACGGCCCGATCCTCGCCCCGGGGCTGGGCGCGCAGGGCGCCAACGCTTCCGACCTGCGTACCGTCTTCGGCAATGATCTTGATTGGGTCGTTCCGTCCTACTCGCGGGAGATCCTCTCGCGCGGGCCCTCGGTGTCCGATTTGCGCAGCTCGGCGGCCGAGGCGCTGGCCCAGTGCCGGGCCGTTCTCGCCCCCCGAACGAGGTGA
- the mihF gene encoding integration host factor, actinobacterial type, translating into MPLPSLSPEQRAAALEKAAEIRKARAELKEQLKQGKTTLASVLDRAESDDVVGKLKVSAVLQAMPGIGKIRATQIMEKLKIADSRRLRGLGDQQRKALLGEFAGS; encoded by the coding sequence GTGCCGCTCCCGTCACTGAGCCCCGAACAGCGCGCGGCAGCGCTGGAAAAGGCAGCGGAGATCCGCAAAGCCCGCGCCGAGCTGAAGGAGCAGCTCAAGCAGGGCAAGACCACCCTCGCTTCCGTGCTCGACCGGGCCGAGTCCGATGACGTCGTCGGCAAGCTGAAGGTTTCGGCCGTGCTGCAGGCGATGCCGGGCATCGGCAAGATCCGGGCGACCCAGATCATGGAGAAGCTCAAGATCGCTGACAGCCGCCGGCTGCGCGGTCTCGGCGACCAGCAGCGCAAGGCGCTCCTTGGAGAGTTCGCCGGCAGCTGA
- a CDS encoding guanylate kinase codes for MTMRDEARPAARLTVLTGPSEAGRAAVIRLVRARSPWVRMPVMVTTRRRRDHEVDGVHYTFVDEAAFDRLVEERGLLEAAAIRHHRYGTPRRPVEAWLAAGEPVLLSIDPRGAELVTLAMPDARVVLLLTPDDRVSAGDGISGAIINHAAGRAADELVGLLGSSFLTPARPPRGG; via the coding sequence GTGACCATGCGTGACGAGGCGCGCCCGGCGGCTCGGCTCACGGTCCTGACCGGTCCTTCGGAGGCCGGGAGGGCAGCCGTGATCCGGCTGGTCCGGGCGCGTTCGCCGTGGGTGCGGATGCCCGTCATGGTCACCACGCGCCGGCGTCGCGACCACGAGGTCGACGGCGTGCACTACACGTTCGTCGACGAGGCCGCGTTCGACCGGCTGGTCGAGGAGCGGGGCCTGCTCGAGGCCGCGGCGATCCGGCACCACCGGTACGGCACCCCCCGCCGTCCCGTGGAGGCCTGGCTCGCCGCCGGTGAGCCGGTCCTGCTCTCGATCGATCCGCGCGGCGCCGAGCTCGTCACCCTGGCCATGCCGGACGCCCGCGTGGTGCTCCTGCTGACCCCGGACGACCGGGTGTCGGCCGGCGACGGCATCAGCGGGGCGATCATCAACCACGCTGCCGGGCGGGCAGCCGACGAGCTGGTAGGATTGCTCGGTTCGTCATTCCTGACCCCGGCCCGACCGCCGCGCGGCGGTTGA
- the rpoZ gene encoding DNA-directed RNA polymerase subunit omega, translating into MGSIANPEGITNPPIDELLEKTTSKYALVIFAAKRARQVNAYYSQLGEGLLEYVGPLVETTPQEKPLSIAMREINAGLLTAEPTDQP; encoded by the coding sequence GTGGGATCCATCGCCAATCCTGAAGGCATCACCAACCCGCCGATCGACGAGCTGCTCGAGAAGACCACGTCGAAGTACGCGCTGGTCATCTTCGCGGCCAAGCGCGCCCGCCAGGTCAACGCCTACTACAGCCAGCTCGGCGAGGGCCTGCTGGAATACGTGGGCCCGCTGGTGGAGACCACGCCGCAGGAGAAGCCCCTCTCCATCGCGATGCGCGAGATCAACGCCGGCCTGCTGACGGCCGAGCCGACCGACCAGCCCTGA
- the coaBC gene encoding bifunctional phosphopantothenoylcysteine decarboxylase/phosphopantothenate--cysteine ligase CoaBC has product MTTRVVLGVGGGIAAYKAAELLRLFTESGHQVRVIPTASALRFVGAPTWAALSREPVADDVWADAHEVPHVRLGKEADLVVVAPATADLIAKAAHGLADDLLTNTLLTARCPVVLAPAMHTEMWEHPATQANVALLRSRGVLVIEPASGRLTGADTGKGRLPDPTEIFAYARRVLARGAQPADLAGRHVVVTAGGTREPLDPVRFLGNRSSGKQGYAFARTAAARGARVTLVSANPTLPAPAGVDVVVVGTTEELRKATVEAAADADAVVMAAAPADFRPATYAVDKIKKQPGAAPAPIALALNPDIAAELGERKPAGQVLVVFAAETVATAEALANARQKLVVKKADLIVVNQVGTDKVFGSDANAATVLGADGSETVFPQQPKEDLADAVWDLVTTRLTSTS; this is encoded by the coding sequence ATGACCACCCGGGTCGTCCTCGGCGTCGGTGGTGGCATCGCCGCCTACAAGGCCGCCGAGCTGCTGCGCCTCTTCACGGAGTCGGGGCACCAGGTCCGGGTGATCCCCACCGCGTCCGCGCTGCGCTTCGTCGGCGCGCCGACCTGGGCCGCGCTGTCCCGGGAACCGGTCGCCGACGACGTGTGGGCCGACGCCCACGAGGTGCCGCACGTGCGCCTCGGCAAGGAAGCTGATCTTGTCGTCGTCGCGCCGGCCACCGCCGACCTGATCGCCAAGGCGGCCCACGGGCTCGCCGACGACCTGCTCACCAACACGCTGCTGACCGCGCGCTGCCCGGTCGTCCTGGCGCCGGCGATGCACACCGAGATGTGGGAGCACCCGGCCACCCAGGCCAACGTGGCGCTGCTGCGGTCCCGCGGCGTGCTGGTCATCGAGCCGGCCAGCGGTCGCCTCACCGGCGCCGACACGGGCAAGGGCCGACTGCCGGACCCCACCGAGATCTTCGCGTACGCCCGCCGGGTGTTGGCTCGTGGCGCCCAGCCGGCCGATCTGGCCGGTCGGCACGTCGTGGTCACCGCCGGTGGCACGCGCGAGCCGCTCGACCCCGTGCGCTTCCTCGGCAACCGCTCGTCCGGCAAACAGGGCTACGCGTTCGCCCGCACCGCCGCCGCTCGCGGCGCACGGGTCACGCTGGTCAGCGCCAACCCCACGCTGCCCGCCCCGGCCGGTGTCGACGTGGTCGTCGTCGGCACCACCGAGGAGCTGCGCAAGGCGACCGTCGAGGCCGCCGCCGACGCCGACGCCGTGGTGATGGCCGCGGCGCCCGCCGACTTCCGCCCGGCGACCTACGCGGTTGACAAGATCAAGAAGCAGCCGGGCGCGGCGCCCGCGCCGATCGCGCTCGCGCTCAACCCCGACATCGCCGCTGAGCTGGGCGAGCGCAAGCCCGCCGGCCAGGTGCTGGTGGTGTTCGCGGCCGAGACCGTGGCCACCGCCGAGGCGCTGGCCAACGCCCGACAAAAACTTGTGGTTAAGAAGGCCGACCTGATCGTGGTCAACCAGGTCGGCACCGATAAAGTCTTCGGATCAGACGCCAACGCCGCGACGGTGCTGGGCGCGGACGGTTCGGAGACGGTTTTCCCGCAGCAACCCAAGGAAGACCTGGCCGACGCCGTCTGGGATCTGGTAACAACACGCTTGACGAGTACGTCTTAA
- the metK gene encoding methionine adenosyltransferase, protein MARRLFTSESVTEGHPDKIADQISDGILDALLAQDPRSRVAVETLITTGQVHVAGEVTTQAYADIATIVRETILGIGYDSSKKGFDGASCGVNIAIGSQSPDIAQGVDTAIELRDGESAGDALDRQGAGDQGMMFGFACSETPELMPLPIALAHRLARRLSAVRKDGTVPYLRPDGKTQVTIEYDGLRPIRLDTVVVSSQHAADISLESLLTPDVREHVIAPELENLGLDTEGYRLLVNPTGRFEIGGPMGDAGLTGRKIIVDTYGGYARHGGGAFSGKDPSKVDRSAAYAMRWVAKNVVAAGLAERCEAQVAYAIGKAHPVSLFVETFGTENVPVDRIEKAIGEVFDLRPAAIIRDLDLLRPIYQQTAAYGHFGRELPDLTWENTDRAADLKNAAGL, encoded by the coding sequence GTGGCACGTCGCCTGTTCACGTCCGAGTCGGTTACGGAGGGCCACCCGGACAAGATCGCTGACCAGATCAGCGATGGCATCCTCGACGCGCTGCTGGCGCAGGACCCGCGCAGCCGGGTCGCGGTCGAGACCTTGATCACGACCGGCCAGGTCCACGTCGCCGGCGAGGTGACCACGCAGGCGTACGCCGACATTGCCACGATCGTCCGCGAGACCATCCTGGGCATCGGCTACGACTCGTCGAAGAAGGGCTTCGACGGCGCGTCGTGTGGCGTCAACATCGCCATCGGCTCGCAGTCGCCCGACATCGCGCAGGGCGTCGACACCGCCATCGAGCTGCGCGACGGCGAGAGCGCCGGCGACGCCCTCGACCGCCAGGGCGCCGGCGACCAGGGCATGATGTTCGGTTTCGCCTGCTCCGAGACGCCCGAGCTCATGCCGCTGCCGATCGCGCTGGCCCACCGCCTCGCCCGCCGCCTGTCCGCGGTGCGCAAGGACGGCACGGTGCCCTACCTGCGTCCGGACGGCAAGACCCAGGTGACGATCGAATACGACGGCCTGCGCCCGATCCGCCTCGACACCGTGGTCGTCTCGTCGCAGCACGCCGCCGACATCTCGCTCGAGTCGCTGCTCACCCCCGACGTCCGCGAGCACGTGATCGCGCCCGAGCTCGAGAACCTCGGCCTCGACACCGAGGGCTACCGCCTCCTGGTCAACCCGACCGGCCGCTTCGAGATCGGCGGCCCGATGGGCGACGCGGGCCTGACCGGCCGCAAGATCATCGTCGACACCTACGGCGGCTACGCCCGCCACGGCGGCGGTGCGTTCTCCGGCAAGGACCCGTCCAAGGTGGACCGTTCGGCGGCGTACGCGATGCGCTGGGTCGCCAAGAACGTCGTCGCCGCGGGACTCGCCGAGCGCTGCGAGGCCCAGGTCGCCTACGCGATCGGCAAGGCCCACCCGGTGAGCCTGTTCGTCGAGACCTTCGGCACCGAGAACGTGCCGGTCGACCGCATCGAGAAGGCGATCGGCGAGGTCTTCGACCTGCGCCCCGCCGCCATCATCCGCGACCTCGACCTGCTCCGCCCGATCTACCAGCAGACCGCCGCCTACGGCCACTTCGGCCGCGAGCTGCCGGACCTGACCTGGGAGAACACCGACCGCGCGGCCGACCTGAAGAACGCCGCCGGCCTCTGA
- a CDS encoding primosomal protein N', which translates to MPVARVCVDVPLPHLDRLFDYLVPADLHETAQPGTRVKVRFAGQLVDGWLIERAAESAVPRLAYLEKVVSPEPVLTPEIAGLARAVADRYAGSLADVLRLAVPPRHARAEQSAAEAAVDEEPSPERAGTGWSEYQAGEGFLRALRERKSPRAVWSALPGADWPARLAEAAAATLAAGQGVVAVVPDARDLDRLDAALVQALGKDRHVTLAAGLGPAKRYRAFLAASRGQVKVVAGTRAAAFAPVHDVGLVVIWDDGDDLHAEPRAPYPHAREVLLTRAQRAGAAALVAGYARTAEAQLLLETGWAREIAADRATTRRHAPAITPTGDDPQLARDPGAATARLPSLAWDAARAALKADAPVLVQVPRRGYLPSVSCGTCRAPARCATCQGPLALRSSHAVPACRWCGRVAGDHVCPHCGGRGLRAAVTGARRTAEELGRAFPETPVRTSGRDEVLTEVPAAAAVVVATPGAEPVATGGYGAVLLLDTWALLTRADLRAGEEALRRWMTAAALAKPHTAGGRVVVVADGGVPVVQALLRWDPGWYAERELAERRELRFPPAARMTSLTGAPPAVADLLAAVHLPPDAELLGPVPADQDQERYLVRASRTKAAEVAAALHAAAGVRSARKAPDPVRVQVDAADLF; encoded by the coding sequence CTGCCGGTCGCCCGGGTCTGTGTCGACGTGCCGTTGCCGCACCTCGACCGGCTCTTCGACTACCTGGTGCCGGCCGACCTGCACGAGACCGCCCAGCCGGGCACCCGCGTCAAGGTCCGCTTCGCCGGTCAGCTGGTCGACGGCTGGCTGATCGAGCGGGCGGCGGAGTCGGCGGTGCCCAGGCTGGCGTACCTCGAGAAGGTCGTCTCGCCCGAGCCGGTGCTCACCCCCGAGATCGCCGGCCTGGCCCGGGCGGTCGCCGACCGCTACGCGGGCAGCCTCGCCGACGTCCTGCGGCTCGCGGTCCCACCCCGGCACGCCCGGGCGGAGCAGTCCGCGGCCGAGGCGGCCGTCGACGAGGAACCATCCCCGGAGCGCGCGGGCACCGGTTGGTCGGAATACCAGGCGGGGGAGGGGTTCCTGCGGGCGCTGCGCGAGCGCAAGAGCCCCCGCGCCGTCTGGTCCGCGCTGCCCGGTGCGGACTGGCCCGCCCGCCTCGCCGAGGCCGCCGCCGCGACGCTCGCCGCCGGTCAGGGTGTGGTGGCCGTCGTGCCGGACGCCCGGGACCTCGACCGGCTCGACGCGGCGCTCGTCCAGGCGCTCGGCAAAGACCGGCACGTCACCCTGGCCGCCGGGCTCGGGCCGGCCAAGCGCTACCGCGCCTTCCTCGCCGCCAGCCGCGGCCAGGTCAAGGTGGTCGCGGGGACGAGAGCGGCGGCCTTCGCCCCCGTCCACGACGTCGGCCTCGTGGTGATCTGGGACGACGGCGACGACCTGCACGCCGAGCCGCGGGCCCCGTACCCGCACGCCCGTGAGGTGCTCCTCACCCGCGCCCAGCGGGCCGGCGCCGCAGCCCTGGTCGCCGGGTACGCCCGCACCGCGGAGGCGCAGCTCCTGCTCGAGACCGGCTGGGCCCGCGAGATCGCCGCCGACCGGGCCACCACCAGACGCCACGCCCCGGCCATCACCCCGACCGGCGACGACCCGCAGCTGGCCCGCGACCCCGGCGCCGCCACCGCCCGGCTGCCGAGCCTGGCCTGGGACGCCGCCAGAGCGGCGCTGAAGGCCGACGCGCCCGTGCTGGTCCAGGTGCCGAGGCGCGGCTATCTCCCCTCGGTCTCGTGCGGCACGTGCCGCGCCCCGGCCCGCTGCGCGACCTGCCAGGGCCCGCTCGCCCTGCGCTCGTCCCACGCCGTACCCGCCTGCCGCTGGTGCGGCCGCGTCGCCGGCGACCACGTCTGCCCCCACTGCGGCGGCCGCGGCCTGCGGGCCGCCGTCACCGGGGCCCGCCGCACCGCCGAGGAGCTCGGCCGGGCCTTCCCCGAGACCCCGGTGCGCACCTCCGGCCGCGACGAGGTGCTCACCGAGGTGCCGGCCGCGGCCGCGGTGGTGGTCGCCACGCCGGGCGCGGAGCCGGTCGCGACCGGCGGCTACGGCGCCGTCCTGCTGCTCGACACCTGGGCCCTGCTCACCCGGGCCGACCTGCGCGCCGGCGAGGAGGCCCTGCGCCGCTGGATGACCGCCGCCGCGCTGGCGAAACCCCACACCGCCGGCGGCCGCGTCGTGGTCGTCGCCGACGGGGGCGTCCCGGTGGTGCAGGCGCTGCTGCGCTGGGACCCCGGCTGGTACGCCGAACGCGAGCTCGCCGAACGCCGCGAGCTGCGGTTCCCGCCCGCCGCCCGGATGACCAGCCTGACCGGCGCCCCGCCGGCCGTGGCCGACCTGCTGGCCGCCGTGCACCTGCCGCCCGACGCCGAACTGCTCGGCCCGGTCCCCGCCGACCAGGACCAGGAGCGCTATCTGGTGCGCGCCTCGCGCACGAAAGCAGCCGAGGTGGCCGCCGCCCTGCACGCCGCCGCGGGGGTCCGCAGCGCCCGCAAAGCCCCCGACCCCGTCCGCGTGCAGGTCGACGCCGCCGACCTCTTCTAG
- the def gene encoding peptide deformylase, translated as MTVQPIRLFGDPVLRTPADPVVDFDAELRKLVTDLVETMQEQSGAGLAAPQLGVGLRVFAFDVDDVVGHIINPTVSFPDDEEQDGPEGCLSIPGIYVDTKRRQNVVATGFNQFGDPIKLVGSGLMARCVQHETDHLDGVLFLDRLDAAARKEAMKEIRQAEWYDAGAPPVIKSSPHGGVAFGLGGVR; from the coding sequence GTGACCGTCCAGCCCATCCGTCTCTTCGGCGACCCCGTGCTACGTACGCCCGCGGATCCGGTCGTCGACTTCGACGCTGAGCTGCGCAAGTTGGTCACCGACCTCGTCGAGACCATGCAGGAGCAGTCCGGGGCCGGGCTCGCGGCGCCGCAGCTCGGCGTGGGCCTGCGGGTGTTCGCCTTCGACGTCGACGACGTGGTGGGCCACATCATCAACCCGACCGTCAGCTTCCCCGACGACGAGGAGCAGGACGGGCCCGAGGGGTGCCTGTCGATCCCCGGGATCTACGTCGACACCAAGCGCCGGCAGAACGTGGTGGCCACCGGCTTCAACCAGTTCGGCGATCCGATCAAGCTGGTCGGCAGTGGCCTGATGGCGCGCTGCGTGCAGCACGAGACCGACCACCTCGACGGCGTGCTCTTCCTCGACCGGCTCGACGCGGCCGCGCGCAAGGAAGCGATGAAGGAGATCCGCCAGGCCGAGTGGTACGACGCCGGCGCGCCGCCGGTGATCAAGTCCAGCCCGCACGGCGGCGT